A genomic region of Salvelinus sp. IW2-2015 unplaced genomic scaffold, ASM291031v2 Un_scaffold7723, whole genome shotgun sequence contains the following coding sequences:
- the zc3hc1 gene encoding LOW QUALITY PROTEIN: zinc finger C3HC-type protein 1 (The sequence of the model RefSeq protein was modified relative to this genomic sequence to represent the inferred CDS: inserted 2 bases in 1 codon; deleted 1 base in 1 codon), translating to RKHCLRWAGKPRTLSPLKCASYGWINVGCDMLKCSSCQAFLCASLQPTLDYQKYDSRIAEITRQLQTQHEKFCPWPDFPCPDRFWLVPANEPSVLLSAFLERFHTTCLLEQQLPAMKPEQLKTMSLTEDVIGILLQLIEEEQKKQGSXPLKSTSEALAVQVAACIVALCGWTGSSALHTMSLPLLTCSFCMRKVGLWNFHQMEGTGKEVEGDAPKSPTTPTSSTPLPAPEAQGDRKTPTSPSPSPTPYRRGLRSQDKTRGSEQPVGSLSPMVVRTRSRDSPSPSEEQPSPLPRGKRPMTGGRGQGEGTGSEGTASGGSSPQRNPKRMCLSSASSPEGPLHRSVFDPLAQHRDWCPWVNVGKENTQPTGGVPLLGQEAEHQQGWKAALTLLLPMKKCFSPNKAASPLQGPHDKSKRVFAIFRQWQVSSPSQ from the exons CGGAAGCACTGTCTGAGATGGGCAGGAAAGCCTCGGACTCTCTCCCCCCTGAAGTGTGCCAGCTATGGCTGGATCAACGTGGGATGTGACATGTTGAAATGTTCAAGTTGCCAGGCTTTCCTCTGTGCATCACTACAACCAACCCTGGACTACCAGAAAT ATGATTCCCGGATAGCAGAGATAACTAGACAACTACAGACACAGCATGAGAAGTTTTGTCCATGGCCAGACTTTCCATGCCCAG ACCGGTTCTGGCTTGTCCCGGCGAACGAGCCATCAGTGCTGCTCAGTGCTTTCCTGGAGCGCTTTCACACCACCTGTCTCCTGGAGCAGCAGCTACCTGCCATGAAGCCAGAACAGCTTAAAACCATG TCTTTGACGGAGGATGTGATC GGCATTCTACTGCAGTTGATTGAGGAGGAACAGAAGAAGCAGGGCAG CCCTCTGAAGTCCACCTCTGAGGCCCTGGCTGTCCAGGTAGCTGCCTGCATCGTGGCCCTCTGTGGCTGGACTGGAAG CTCCGCTCTGCACACCATGAGCCTACCCCTCCTCACCTGCTCCTTCTGCATGCGCAAAGTGGGTCTGTGGAACTTCCACCAGATGGAGGGAACAGgaaaagaggtagagggagacGCCCCAAAGTCCCCCACCACCCCGACGTCATCTACACCCCTGCCTGCACCCGAGGCCCAGGGGGACAGGAAGACTCCCACCTCGCCCTCGCCTTCTCCTACTCCCTACCGAAGGGGGCTGCGGAGCCAGGACAAGACCAGAGGCTCAGAGCAG CCTGTGGGCAGTCTGTCCCCCATGGTGGTCCGCACCCGCAGCAGGGACTCTCCCAGCCCGAGCGAGGAGCAGCCCAGCCCTCTGCCCAGGGGGAAGAGGCCCATGACCGGGGGCCGAGGCCAGGGGGAGGGGACAGGGAGCGAGGGGACTGCTTCGGGGGGCTCCAGCCCCCAACGCAACCCCAAACGCATGTGCCTCTCCTCAGCCAGTAGCCCT GAGGGCCCCCTGCATAGGAGTGTGTTTGACCCACTAGCCCAGCACAGAGACTGGTGCCCCTGGGTGAATGTAGGCAAGGAGAACACCCAGCCCACTGGTGGTGTACCCCTGCTGGGCCAAGAGGCAGAGCACCAGCAGGGCTGGAAGGCCgcactcactctcctcctccccatgAAGAAGTGCTTCAGCCCAAACAAGGCAGCCAGTCCCCTACAG GGTCCACATGACAAGTCTAAAAGAGTGTTTGCTATATTCCGTCAGTGGCAGGTATCTTCCCCATCTCAGTaa